In Haloarchaeobius litoreus, the following are encoded in one genomic region:
- a CDS encoding DUF7123 family protein: MSDYSDEEQRILAYLRDSVSKGQQYFRAKNIADAIDLSSKQVGSRLPHLSEKSEDVDIEKWGRSRSTTWKVTVS, from the coding sequence ATGAGCGATTACTCCGACGAGGAGCAACGGATACTCGCCTACCTCCGAGACAGCGTCTCGAAGGGGCAACAGTACTTCCGTGCGAAGAACATCGCCGACGCCATCGACCTCTCCTCGAAACAGGTGGGGTCGCGACTCCCGCACCTATCAGAGAAGTCCGAGGACGTGGACATCGAGAAGTGGGGCCGCTCCCGCTCGACGACCTGGAAGGTTACGGTCAGTTAA
- a CDS encoding DUF7528 family protein: MTVESTPESIVVSIGESDRTLTRREAMALQDQIGDALVERREFFRTTGVHREDGSYEVTRRGADSAGNAKVFESFETVRRLYDRLPDEFGAEAVGRTGITGSRRHMLVRHFAEHPAFDCEITSRSPLTVAKADPESADASDEERMPEATAD; the protein is encoded by the coding sequence ATCACCGTCGAATCCACTCCAGAGTCGATCGTCGTTTCTATCGGTGAATCGGACCGCACGCTCACGCGCCGAGAAGCCATGGCGCTGCAGGACCAGATCGGTGACGCACTGGTCGAACGCCGCGAGTTCTTCCGCACCACCGGCGTCCACCGCGAGGACGGCTCCTACGAGGTGACCCGTCGTGGGGCCGACTCCGCGGGCAACGCGAAGGTGTTCGAGAGCTTCGAGACCGTCCGCCGGCTGTACGACCGCCTGCCCGACGAGTTCGGGGCCGAGGCGGTCGGTCGGACCGGTATCACGGGCTCTCGCCGGCACATGCTGGTGCGACACTTCGCGGAGCATCCGGCCTTCGACTGCGAGATCACGAGCCGGAGCCCGCTGACGGTCGCGAAGGCCGACCCCGAGTCCGCGGACGCTTCGGACGAGGAACGGATGCCGGAGGCGACGGCCGACTGA
- a CDS encoding LEA type 2 family protein, with amino-acid sequence MSDGTDAGSGSTGGGGLATAKATLFGSRLRIGAVVVVGLVGMVVAAYLLGFLGVPSVTGVENRFGETNESTTVIQTELGVQNPNPVGTGFLDVSAGYEVSMNNITMATGGRDDIDVQPGQSTVTTRSYLRNERIPHWWASHIRRGEQTDVRIDASIRSGLVGRSFAVPQERTIQTDLLSSFNSTETREVNVDRPLVSDPVLYINRTAGQWGDVTNESTPIVLDFYVYNPKSYAIPISEIEYGVNMNDITVGEGTNTREYVLAPGEVTQVRTVTTIDNANLDEWWVSHLQRDQVTDLRIDFSVTTRIGGTSIQIPMDRFTYTETIETDIFGTKNATDAGGENGSETNDGTTGSGDGTATDGGTTTDDGSGDDGTTSGGGTTTDGGGILDARAPTSARAV; translated from the coding sequence ATGTCAGACGGAACGGATGCAGGTAGTGGGTCGACGGGTGGTGGTGGCCTCGCGACGGCGAAGGCCACCCTGTTCGGGAGCAGGCTCCGAATCGGTGCCGTGGTCGTCGTCGGCCTCGTGGGGATGGTCGTCGCGGCGTACCTCCTCGGGTTCCTCGGCGTCCCGTCGGTGACAGGCGTCGAGAACCGCTTCGGCGAGACCAACGAGTCGACGACGGTCATCCAGACCGAACTCGGGGTCCAGAACCCGAACCCGGTCGGCACGGGCTTCCTCGACGTCTCCGCTGGCTACGAGGTGAGCATGAACAACATCACGATGGCGACCGGCGGGCGGGACGATATCGACGTCCAGCCGGGGCAGTCGACGGTGACGACACGGAGCTACCTCCGGAACGAGCGCATCCCGCACTGGTGGGCCAGCCACATCCGCCGTGGCGAGCAGACCGACGTGCGCATCGACGCGAGCATCCGGTCGGGGCTCGTCGGCCGCTCCTTCGCGGTGCCACAGGAACGGACCATCCAGACCGACCTGCTCTCGTCGTTCAACTCGACCGAGACGCGGGAGGTGAACGTGGACCGGCCTCTCGTCTCCGACCCCGTGCTGTACATCAACCGGACCGCCGGCCAGTGGGGCGACGTGACCAACGAGTCGACGCCAATCGTCCTCGATTTCTACGTCTACAACCCGAAGTCCTACGCCATCCCCATCTCGGAGATCGAGTACGGGGTGAACATGAACGACATCACCGTCGGGGAGGGGACGAACACCCGCGAGTACGTCCTCGCGCCGGGCGAGGTGACCCAGGTCCGGACCGTGACGACCATCGACAACGCGAACCTCGACGAGTGGTGGGTGAGCCACCTCCAGCGCGACCAGGTGACCGATCTCCGCATCGACTTCAGCGTGACCACCCGGATCGGCGGGACGAGCATCCAGATCCCGATGGACCGGTTCACCTACACCGAGACCATCGAGACGGACATCTTCGGGACGAAGAACGCGACCGACGCGGGCGGTGAGAATGGGTCGGAGACCAACGACGGAACCACCGGCAGTGGTGACGGCACCGCGACGGACGGCGGGACCACGACCGACGACGGCTCCGGCGACGACGGCACGACGAGCGGTGGCGGGACGACCACCGACGGCGGCGGCATCCTGGACGCCCGTGCGCCCACCTCTGCGCGGGCCGTCTGA
- a CDS encoding DUF7525 family protein encodes MSEHTSGSSDKAIGFSTVFGIGAVLCAVAMAVFGIQYLGGTSSAQAAGSYAFAGAMIFAMLSVFALQWWDR; translated from the coding sequence ATGAGCGAACACACGTCGGGATCGAGCGACAAGGCGATCGGGTTCTCCACCGTCTTCGGCATCGGTGCCGTCCTGTGCGCCGTCGCGATGGCCGTCTTCGGCATCCAGTACCTCGGTGGCACGTCGAGTGCACAGGCGGCCGGGAGCTATGCCTTCGCGGGCGCGATGATCTTCGCGATGCTCTCGGTCTTCGCGCTCCAGTGGTGGGACCGGTAG
- a CDS encoding SRPBCC family protein produces the protein MTVRVERTFEFPVAPERVWAFIADPELRARPISVVDRFELRSEDGTDATWHVKLPIPLVRRTVAVRTRDVDRREPEFVRFEGRSKVMRVTGEHEIRETEAGCTLTNRFIVDGKLPGVERFFERNLDGELDNLEAALREYLELPA, from the coding sequence ATGACAGTCCGGGTCGAGCGTACGTTCGAGTTCCCTGTTGCCCCCGAACGGGTCTGGGCGTTCATCGCGGACCCGGAGCTCCGCGCTCGTCCCATCAGCGTGGTGGACCGGTTCGAGCTCCGCAGCGAGGACGGCACCGATGCGACGTGGCACGTCAAACTGCCGATCCCCCTCGTCCGGCGGACCGTCGCCGTGCGGACCCGCGACGTCGACCGTCGCGAGCCCGAGTTCGTCCGGTTCGAGGGCCGCTCGAAGGTGATGCGAGTCACCGGTGAACACGAGATACGGGAGACAGAGGCGGGCTGTACCCTCACGAACCGGTTCATCGTGGACGGTAAACTCCCCGGCGTGGAACGCTTCTTCGAACGCAACCTCGACGGCGAGCTCGACAACCTCGAAGCCGCCCTGCGCGAGTATCTGGAGCTGCCGGCATGA